A part of Aegilops tauschii subsp. strangulata cultivar AL8/78 chromosome 2, Aet v6.0, whole genome shotgun sequence genomic DNA contains:
- the LOC109763984 gene encoding beta-glucosidase 5 codes for MGATAFLYILLSLWVQDAAAILGFRRSDFPQDFVFGSGTSAYQYEGAVAEDGRRPSFWDTFTHAGKMPDQSTGDVTADGYHKYKEDIKLISETGLEAYRFSISWSRLIPNGRGAVNPKGLQFYNNIIDELVKHGIQIHITLHHLDLPQILEDEYGGWLSPRIIEDFTAYADVCFREFGGRVTYWTTVNEPNIGAIAAYGSGQLPPGRCSDPFGITKCTAGNSSTEPYIAVHTYLLAHASVARLYREKYQAVQKGVVGINIYSFWSYPFTDSTADLEATQRCKDFMFGWILEPLVFGDYPEVMKKNVGSRLPSFTKVQSELIKGSFDFIGLNHYFSLYVSDRQTEPGIRDYNRDMSIYYRASRTEPPAGQGAPTNVPSDPKGLQLVLGYLKETYGITQLYVHENGVGSANDSLDDAYRVDYLSSYMGSTLDAIRNGVNVRGYFAWALMDLFELLAGYESKYGLYRVDFDDERRPRQARLSARWYSSFLKKNGSSIRVPRVQEDLRLTTIF; via the exons ATGGGTGCTACTGCTTTCTTGTACATCTTGCTGTCCCTCTGGGTTCAGGATGCAGCTGCCATTCTTGGCTTCAGAAGAAGTGATTTTCCCCAGGATTTCGTATTTGGATCTGGAACCTCAGCATATCAA TATGAGGGTGCTGTTGCTGAGGATGGTAGGAGGCCAAGCTTTTGGGACACTTTCACTCATGCAG GTAAAATGCCAGACCAAAGCACAGGAGATGTTACTGCAGACGGGTACCATAAATACAAG GAGGATATCAAGCTCATATCTGAGACAGGCCTAGAGGCCTATAGGTTCTCCATTTCCTGGTCAAGGCTCATTCCAA ATGGCCGTGGAGCTGTCAATCCAAAAGGGTTACAATTCTATAATAACATCATAGATGAGCTTGTGAAACATG GTATTCAAATACACATCACACTTCACCATCTAGATCTCCCTCAAATTCTTGAAGACGAGTATGGTGGATGGTTAAGCCCCAGAATTAT CGAAGATTTCACGGCATATGCGGATGTTTGCTTCAGGGAGTTTGGAGGCAGAGTCACTTACTGGACTACAGTGAACGAGCCAAACATTGGTGCAATTGCCGCTTACGGCAGTGGTCAATTACCACCTGGTCGATGCTCAGATCCATTTGGAATAACAAAGTGCACAGCTGGGAACTCCAGCACTGAACCATACATAGCAGTTCATACTTACTTATTGGCGCATGCATCAGTTGCCAGACTGTACAGAGAAAAGTATCAA GCTGTGCAAAAAGGAGTTGTGGGCATAAATATCTACTCCTTCTGGAGTTACCCATTCACAGATTCCACCGCAGATTTAGAAGCAACTCAAAGATGCAAGGATTTCATGTTTGGCTG GATACTAGAGCCTTTGGTGTTTGGGGACTACCCAGAGGTGATGAAGAAAAATGTTGGCTCTCGTCTTCCATCCTTCACAAAAGTCCAGTCTGAACTTATCAAGGGTTCTTTTGATTTTATCGGATTAAATCACTACTTTTCTCTCTATGTGAGTGACCGCCAGACAGAACCAGGTATCCGAGACTACAACAGGGACATGTCAATTTATTACAGAG CTTCTAGGACAGAACCACCTGCTGGTCAG GGAGCCCCAACAAATGTTCCAAGTGATCCCAAAGGGTTGCAACTTGTCCTCGGGTACCTGAAGGAAACCTATGGGATAACTCAACTTTATGTCCACGAGAATG GTGTGGGATCTGCCAACGACAGCCTTGATGATGCTTACAGGGTTGATTACCTGAGCAGCTACATGGGAAGCACACTAGATGCAATAAG GAATGGGGTTAATGTGAGGGGTTATTTCGCCTGGGCACTCATGGATCTATTCGAGCTCCTGGCAGGATACGAGTCCAAGTACGGCCTGTACCGCGTGGATTTTGATGACGAAAGGAGGCCGCGGCAAGCCAGGCTCTCTGCTCGCTGGTACTCCAGCTTCCTGAAAAAGAATGGATCCTCTATTCGAGTACCAAGGGTGCAGGAGGACCTGAGGTTGACGACCATCTTCTAA